A single bacterium DNA region contains:
- the tilS gene encoding tRNA lysidine(34) synthetase TilS — GIPLINGRYIRPLLGCSRERIETYLKQHKLAGRRDASNSSPKFFRNRVRHQLMPLLENYNPQVKKALSQLAGNVEHDLEIINEQVEKAFCSCTKCDKSKIAIDLSKFKLYNKGLQHNILRHCSELLLGRGAVPDLLHISTALELIYTGRTGAKVNLSGDIWIEKTYGRAVLTVRKTPPLKRGAAIAAKAENKNQIPGLKAGALKIPGTTRAGAYSIKARLAEKRDVRNINKCPPDLACFDAAIMDGGPLQIAGKKDGDRMILFGQRSDKKIKDIFIEARVPQAQRAGWPLIRRGKTVVWLCGIRRSDAYPVTVRTKKVLCLEFLTIK; from the coding sequence GGGATCCCCTTGATCAACGGCCGGTATATCAGGCCTCTTTTGGGCTGCAGCCGGGAGAGGATTGAAACCTACCTTAAACAGCACAAACTGGCCGGGCGCAGGGATGCTTCCAACAGTTCCCCAAAGTTCTTCCGCAACCGGGTCCGCCACCAGTTGATGCCCCTGCTGGAAAATTATAATCCCCAAGTGAAGAAGGCTTTGTCCCAGCTGGCGGGGAATGTGGAGCACGATCTGGAGATCATAAATGAACAGGTTGAAAAGGCTTTTTGCTCGTGTACAAAATGCGATAAATCCAAAATAGCTATTGATTTATCAAAATTTAAGTTATATAATAAAGGGTTACAGCATAATATATTACGACACTGTTCGGAGCTGCTTTTAGGCAGGGGGGCGGTGCCGGATCTTTTGCATATCTCCACTGCCCTGGAACTGATTTACACGGGACGGACGGGGGCCAAGGTCAATTTGTCCGGCGATATCTGGATCGAGAAAACATACGGCCGGGCGGTGCTGACTGTAAGAAAAACACCACCGCTGAAGCGGGGTGCCGCTATTGCGGCAAAGGCAGAAAACAAAAATCAGATTCCGGGGCTTAAAGCCGGGGCGCTGAAGATACCGGGAACCACCAGGGCCGGAGCATATTCCATAAAAGCCCGGCTGGCCGAAAAGCGGGATGTCCGGAATATCAATAAATGCCCGCCGGATCTGGCCTGCTTCGACGCTGCCATAATGGACGGGGGTCCTCTGCAGATCGCGGGCAAAAAGGACGGGGACCGGATGATACTCTTCGGACAGAGGTCGGACAAGAAGATCAAGGACATTTTCATAGAGGCCAGGGTTCCCCAGGCCCAAAGGGCGGGCTGGCCGCTGATCCGCCGGGGAAAAACCGTGGTCTGGCTCTGCGGTATCAGGAGGTCTGATGCATACCCCGTCACGGTAAGAACCAAAAAGGTGCTATGCCTGGAGTTTCTAACCATAAAATAA